The sequence GATCTTGTTGGACGGGAAGTCTTCCAGCTCACCGATATCCACCCAGGCTTCGATCACGGGCCGGTAGGTCCATAGATTGGGGCCACGCAGGTAGGTGACGCGCAGAAACTTGATGTCTTTTTGAGCCATGTTCCGGATCGGAGTGAGGACCGCGCCGCCGATCGACAGCACGGTGAATTTCTGGAGATTAGCAAACGTGGGGAAAGATTGACGCCACAAGCGCGCCGGCGCCCGGAAGTCGCGGCAAAGCCGCCTCGGTCGGATGTCCGGGCTGACGGGGCGGCCGAAGGGGCGTGCATGTGGTGCCGTCTATAATGCACGACGCGCCCGGGCAGGGTTTGCACGAGCGCAAAGCATTCCTCCCGTGTAAACCGCGAGGCTGTGTCTGGCGTTGATGCTGGTTCCGGCCTTCCTGCAGCCCTTCCTGCAACGGTGTCCCCGCAGCCATCCTTCTCGCCGGACCTGCGGCCCATTGCCGCCTGCCGGATTCGGCCAGCTCCAGGGGCTGGTCCATGAGGCGCATGGCGGGCCGCCAACAAAGGCCGTAACGGCCGCAAAGCAATCGAACTGATGACAAACAATCGTTCCCTGGATGGAAGAGCGCACTTCGCGGTGCCCGAGTCGTGGCGCCCGGCGCTCGAAAAAAACCTCGCCGCAGGCGAGAACGTCCTGGCGTGGCTGGAAGTTGACCTCGATGCGAAGCTGCGTTTTGCATCCACCCTGCTGGTCCTGACCGAGACGCGGCTGGTTTCCCTCGACGCAGGCGGCGCGCGCACCTGGGCGCTGGCCGCCGGGCAGCAGCTCCACCATTTCGACCACGCCGGCGTCGGCACGCTGGAGCTGCTGGAAAGCGACGGGCGACTGGCGGCCTGGCGCTACACGCTGGGACAGAACCTCGATGCCCTGCGCCTGATCGGCCGCTTCGAGCGGCAGCAGGAGGCACTGGCCGGCACTGCCCCGCCCGCGCCGGAGGAGGAAAGCCTCTGCCCGCGCTGCAAGGCCCCGCTGGCGCCCGACGACGAGGAATGCCCGGTCTGCACCCGTGAGCTGCAGGAGCCGCCCTCGACCTGGACGCTGCTGCGCCTGTGGCGTTTCGCCCAGCCCTACAAGCGGCAGTTGCTGGCCGGTTTCCTCCTGACCCTGGCGTCGACCGCCGCCACCCTGGTGCCGCCCTACCTCACCATGCCGCTGATGGACGAGGTGCTGATTCCCTACCAGAACGGCGCCACCATCGACGTCGCCAAGGTCGGCGGCTACCTCCTCGGGCTCCTGGCCGCGGCCTTGGCCGCGTGGAGCCTGGGCTGGGCGCGGACCTACATCCTCGCGCTGGTGTCCGAGCGCATCGGCGCCGACCTGCGCACCACCACCTACGAACATCTGCTGAACCTGTCGCTCGAATACTTCGGCGGCAAGCGCACTGGCGACCTGATGGCACGCATCGGCAGCGAGACCGACCGGATCTGCGTCTTCCTCTCGCTGCACCTGCTCGACTTCGCGACCGACGTGCTGATGATAGTGATGACCTCGATCATCCTGGCCTCGATCAATCCCTGGCTCGCCCTGGTGACCTTGCTGCCGCTGCCCTTCATCGCCTGGATGATCCATGTGGTGCGTGACCGCCTGCGCACGGGCTTCGAGAAGATCGACCGCGTCTGGTCCGAGGTCACCAATGTGCTGGCCGACACCATTCCCGGCATCCGGGTGGTCAAGGCCTTCGCCCAGGAAACGCGCGAGGCGCAGCGCTTCCGCGAGGCCAACCGGCACAACCTTTTGGTCAATGACCGGCTCAACAAGACCTGGTCGCTGTTTTCTCCCACGGTCTCGCTGCTGACCGAGCTGGGCCTGCTGGTGGTGTGGGCCTTCGGCATCTGGCAGGTCTCGCGCGGCGACATCACGGTCGGCGTGCTCACCGCTTTCCTCGCCTACATCGGTCGCTTCTATACGCGGCTCGATTCGATGAGCCGCATCGTCTCGGTGACGCAGAAGGCCGCGGCCGGCGCCAAGCGCATCTTCGACATCCTCGACCATGTCTCCAGCGTGCCCGAGCCGGTGAAGCCCGTGGCGATCGGCGAGGTGCGCGGCGAGATCGCGATCCGCGACGTCGGGTTCCGGTACGGCAATCGCTCGGTCATCCGCGGCCTGTCGCTGGACATCCAGCCTGGCGAGATGATCGGCCTGGTGGGCCACAGCGGTTCGGGCAAGAGCACGCTGGTGAATCTGATCTGCCGCTTCTACGACGTTTCCGAGGGCGGCATCTTGCTCGACGGGCGCGACATCCGTTCGCTGGGCGTCGCGGACTACCGGAGCAACATCGGCCTGGTGCTGCAGGAGCCCTTCCTCTTCTTCGGCTCGATCGCCGAGAACATCGCCTACGGCCGCCCGGATGCGACGCGTGAAGAGATCATCGCGGCCGCCCGCGCAGCGCATGCGCACGAGTTCATCCTGCGCCTGCCGCAAGGCTACGACTCGCTGGTGGGCGAGCGCGGGCAGGGCCTTTCGGGCGGCGAGCGCCAGCGCATCTCGATCGCCCGCGCCCTGCTGATCGATCCGAAGATCCTGATCCTCGACGAGGCCACGTCCTCGGTCGATACCGAGACCGAGAAGGAAATCCAGAAGGCGCTGGACAACCTGGTAAAGGGCCGCACCACGATCGCCATCGCGCACCGCCTCTCCACCCTGCGCAAGGCTGATCGGCTGGTCGTGATGGACCGCGGCCTGATCGTCGAGGTCGGCAACCACGAAGACCTGATGGCCCGCGAGGGCTACTACTACCGCCTCTACCAGGCGCAGGCACGCAACGTGGACACCGAGGCGCAGGACGCGAGCCCGGACGCCGGCCAGCACGAACGCGAAGGAGTTGCAGCATGAGCGCCGCCTTTCAACTGAGCCGCCAGGCCTCAGGCCGCCTGGCCTTCGTGAGCGCGGAGGGTGTCGTGGTCGACGGCGTGGTGCCGGTGCGAGCGTTCCCGATCGCCGCGCCCGATGAGGGCATCGCGCTGGTCGCGCCGGATGGCCACGAGGTCGCCTGGATCGACCGCATCGCGGACCTGCCGGGCGAGCTTGCACAGCTGGTCTCCGAGGAGCTCGCCAGTCGCGAGTTCATGCCGCAGATCCTCAAGCTCAAGGCAGTGTCGACCTTTGCCACGCCGAGTACCTGGAGCGTGGAGACCGATCGCGGCGAGACCCGTTTCATCCTCAAGGGCGAAGAAGATATCCGCCGCCTTGCCGGCAACGCCCTGCTCATCGCCGACAACCATGGCGTGCAATACCTGATCCGCGACCTGCTCGCGATGGACCGCCACAGCCGCCGCCTGCTGGACCGCTTCTTGTAGGCGTTGCAGCGGAGCTTTGCCGGCGGACGCGCGGGAGCCGTCCGTCGGACTGCGCTCAAGCCTCGTTTTGCGGGGCCGACAAGGGGATACACAAGCGTGCGCGCGCTGCGACGCACAAGAAAAGCAGGTATCCCCTTGGAGTCGATATGAGTTTGCGCGTCAGGATGTTGTTGTTGGTGTTCGTAAGCCTGCTGGGCTTGGTTGCGGCCGAGGCCCTGGCGATCCGCCAGGCCGGGATCAACCTGCGGGAGGAGCGCAAGGCGCAGCTCCACACGCAGGTCCAGGCCATGGTTTCTATTGCGGCGCAATACCAGAGCCTGGAGGCTGCCGGCAAGCTCTCGCACGAGGCTGCGCAGGACGCCGCCAAGACGGCGATGCGGGCCGCCCGCTTCGACGTCGACAAGTCCGGCTATATCCACGTTTGGAGCCAGGACGGCGGCAGCGTGGTGCATGGCGCCAATCCCTCGCTGGAAGGCAAACCGGCCCCGGATTCGATCACCGATCTCGTCTCGCGCATGAACAAGGCCGCACAGGGCAGTGGCGAGGCGGGCGGCTATGTGGATTCGGAATTCCCGCGCCCCGGCACGACCAATCCGGTGCCCAAGCTGCAGCACGTGATGCTTTTCGAGCCCTGGGGCTGGACCATCGGCACCGGTGCCTATATCGATGACATCGACGCCAAGCTGCGCGCCCAGACGGTCCAGAGCCTGATCGCCTGCCTCATCCTGATCGTCGTGATCGCCGGCGTGGCGCTCTTCATCGTGCGCAGCATCCTGCGCCAGCTCGGCGGCGATCCGGCCGAGGCGATGCAGGCGATGGAGCATGTCGCCGCCGGTCGTCTCGACGTCCCCGTGCGTGCCAGCCATCCGGGCAGTCTCATGGGCACGCTTGCCCGTACCGTTGAGTCACTGCGCAGCATGTTGGGTGAAATGAGCCGCGAGGCGGATCAGCTGGTGCGCTCCGCCGCGGACATCCAGGCCGCTGCGGGCAAGGTGTCCGAAGCCGCCGGGGAGCAATCCGACGCGACCTCCGGCATGGCCGCATCCATCGAAGAACTCGCGGTTTCGGCCAGCCACGTGGCGCAGAGTGCCGCGGACACCGAGGCGATCACCTCGGAGGCCGTGCGCCTGTCGCGCGCGAGCGTGGAGGATCTGGAACTGGTGGACCGCTCGATCTCGGATCTCGCGGGAACGGCCAACGGTGCCGCGGAAGAGGTGCGTCACCTGGAGCGGACAGCCTCCGAAATCGCCGGCATTGCTTCCGTGATCAAGGAGATTGCGGACCAGACCAATCTGCTGGCGCTCAACGCCGCCATCGAGGCCGCGCGTGCAGGCGAGGTCGGGCGCGGTTTCGCGGTGGTGGCGGACGAGGTGCGCAAGCTTGCCGAGCGGACCGGCCAGGCGACTTCCAGCATCGACAAGATGATTGCCGATGTGCAAACGCGTACCGGCAAGACCGTGAACGTGATCCAGGGCCTGGTCCCGCAAGTGGAGGCAGCGACCGAGCGCACGCGCGATGCCGCGCAGGCCATGCGCGTGCTGGAGGAGGGGGCTGCCTCGGCATTGCGCCACGTGGGCGAGATGGCGCATTCGGCGCAGGAGCAGAATTCCGCCAGCACCCATATCGCGCAACGGGTCGAGCAGATCGCGCAGATGGTGGAAGAGACCCATGCGGCGACCAACGTCGCGGCGGAAACGGCCAATTCGGTCGACGCCGTCGCTCGCGGCCTGCACCAGCTTGTGAGTCGCTTCCGCATCGCCTGAGGGCGAAGGGCGCAGGAAGAAGTAAAGGCAAAAAAAGCGCGGCCACGGCCGCGTTTTTTTATCGCTCGGCCTGCAGGCCGCGCAAGCGGTGGTTGATCTGCGGCAGCTCGTGGAGGAACTCTTCCGCGGGGAGCGGCCGCGCGATCAGGTAGCCCTGTGCCAGTTCGCAGCCCAGCTCGCGCAGCAGGGCCCAGTCTTCCGCAGTTTCGACGCCTTCGGCGACGGTCGAGAGCCCGAGCCGGCCGGCCATGTCGATGGCCGAGGCGAGCATGGTGCGCAGCGGCGGCCGCGCATGCGCACCGGTGACGAAGCCGCGATCCACCTTGAGTTCGGTAAAGGGCAGGCGCGAGAGCTGCTGCATCGAGGAAAAACCGGTGCCATAGTCGTCGATCGACAAGCCACAGCCGCGTAGCCGCAGGCGCAGGAGGCAAGCGGTGGCGGCTGCGTCGCCGCCCATCATCGCGCTCTCGGTCACCTCGAAGATGAACTGGCGGGCATCCAGTCCGGAGGCCGCGACACGCCGGATCAGTCCCTCGGTGAGCACCGTGTCGGCCAGCGAAGCCGGCGAGAGATTGATCGCGACCGGCAGCTGCACGCCGCGGCTGTTCCACAGGCGCATGGCCGCGATGCTCTGGTCGAGGATCGTCAGCGTGAGTTCGGCCATCAGCCCGTGGGCTTCGGCCACCGGGATGAAGCGTGCCGGCGGGATCGGGCTACTGGCGGGCTCGATCCAGCGTGCCAGGGCTTCGGTGCTGCGCACCATCGCGCGCGCGACGGAAGCCTTGGGCTGGAAGAAGGGCTGGATGCGTTGCTGGGCCAGCGCTTCGCGCAAGGCCTCCACCGGCACGCCGGTCTCAGGCTGCGTATCCGGCATGCCGGCGCCGTACTGGTCGATCTTGCGCAGCGCGCGGGCCAGATCCGGCACCGCGACCGGTTTGCTCAGGGCGCCGAGCAAGGGCAGCCCCAGGCCGCTTATCATCGTCTCGGTGGAGCTGATCATGACGGCTTCGCGGGAGCTGGCGACGATCAGGGGCAGGGACATCCGGCGCTCGGCCAATTTCTGGATCAGTTCGATGCCGTCCATGCCAGGCATCTCGAGATCGACGATCAGCGCGGCGGGCAGCGGATTCAGGGTCTCCAGGAGGTCCAGCGCATGGTTGCCGTCCGCGGCCTCGGCGACCCGGCTGATGCCCAGCGCATTGAGGTTGGAGACCAGGTGACGACGCTGGACCTCACTGTCGTCGACGACAAGCAGTCCATAGGTGCGCAGGACGTCGGGGATCAGGTCTGCGGGCATGGATTCAGGCGAAGATTCCGTTGCCGTAGGCCGCGATGGCGCCAGGAATGCGATCGAGGCCGATGCTGTCGTCCACGCCACCGTGGCGTACGGCTTCCTTGGGCATACCGTAGACCACGCAGCTGGCCTCGTCCTGCGCCAGGGTGCGGGCGCCTGAGTCGTGCATCTCTTTCATGCCGCGCGCGCCATCGTCCCCCATGCCGGTCATGATGATGCCCAGCGCATTGGGCCCGGCGGACTTGGCGACCGAGCGGAAGAGCACGTCCACCGAGGGCCGGTGGCGCGAGACCAGTGGGCCGTCGATCACCTCGACCAGATACTGGGCGCCGCTGCGCTTGACCAGCATGTGTTTGCCGCCAGGCGCGATCAGGGCGCGGCCGGGCAGGAGGCGGTCGCCGTTGACGGCCTCCTTCACCTCGATCTTGCAGAGGCCATCGAGGCGCTGCGCAAAGCTGCGGGTGAAGTGCTCCGGCATGTGCTGGACGATCGCCAGCCCGGGCGCCGTGCGGGGCAGGGCGGGGAGCACGTATTCGAGCGCCTGCGTGCCGCCGGTGGAGACGCCGATGGCGACGATGCGTTCGGTCGTGCGGGCCATTGCGCCGCCGCCGGTGGGGGCGGCGAGGATCGCGTCCGCCGACAGCTTGGGCGCGTTGAGCTTGAGGTTGATGCGACGCGGATTGGCCGCCGCGGCGGCGCGGATGGCGCCGATCAGCTCGTCGTTCTGGTCGCGCAGGAAGGCGCCCACGCCCAGGGTCGGCTTGGTGATCACGGAGACCGCGCCGGCTTCCAGCGCCTCCATCGTGATCTGCGCGCCCTTCTCGGTGAGCGAAGAGCAGATGACGGTGGGCGTCGGACGCTGCTGCATGATCTGGCGCAGGAAGGTGATGCCGTCCATGCGCGGCATCTCCACGTCCAGCACCAGCACGTCCGGCCACTGGCGCTGCATCTGGGCGAGCCCGAAAATCGGATCGGACGCGGTGGCGATGACCTGGATGTCCGGCGCGCTCTTGAGCACCTCCTGCATGACCTGGCGGACCACGGCCGAGTCGTCGACGATCATCACCTTGATCATTACGCCGCTCCTGAAGTCGTTGCTGCCTCCGCGCCCACCGGTTGTGGCCGGTGACTGACCCAGACGTCGCCGGTGGAGACGATGAAGCGGATCACGCGGTGGCCCGTGCCTTCCACATGTTCGCGGATGAGCCGCACGCCCGAGCCGGCGAGCAGGCCGCGCAGATCTCCCACGTTGGCCGCGCCCACCTCGGTCCCCGCGTTGGCGAAGACACGGGCGCCGCCGAACATCTTGCACTCGCATTCGGAGATCGGGACGCGCATCTCGTGCAGGGATTCGAGCATCGACAACCAGGCGTCCTCGGCGTAGCGCGCGTCGCGCCCATGCCGCCGCCGGGGGCTGCGCATCGGCAGCTGCACATGGCTCATCACGCCGATGCGACGCTGCGGATGCCAGAGCGTGATGGCCACGCAGGAGCCCAGCACGGTCCGCAGCTCGTCTTCGCTGCCACCGACGCCGATTTCGCCTGCATGTACATGCTTGATGCTCATGCGGTCCGCCTGTAGACGGCCTTGCCGGCACTTTGCAGCGGCAGGTCGAGTCCTTGCAGGGACTCCGAGTGTCCGACGAAGAGCCAGCCGCCAGGTTCCAGGCGGGAGAGCACGCGTTGCAGGATCCGGCGCTTTTGCTCGCCGTCGAAATAGATCAGCACGTTGCGCAGGAAGATCGCATCGAAGCGGCTGCGCTCACCCGGCTCTTCCAGCAGATTGTGGGTGAAGAACTGGACCCGCCGGCGCAGTCCCGGGTCGATCAGCAAGGAGCCGGCGTAGTGGCCGGTGCCGCGCAGGCAGTAGCGCTTGAGGTATTGCGGTGGCATCGCGTCGAGCCGCTGCATGCGGTAGAGCCCGCGGCGCGAATGGGCGACCGCCTCGTCCGAGATGTCGCTGCCCACCAGCGTCCATTTCCGGTCGCCCAGCGTGTCGTCGAGGGTCATCGCGAGGCTATAGGTTTCTTCGCCGGTGGAGCAGGCCGCCGACCAGATGCGCGGCGCGGCAAGCGTGGGCAGGACCCGCTCGGTCAGGAGGCGGAAGTGCGCGGCCTCGCGGAAGAAGTAGGTCTCGTGCGTGGTGAGCAGATGGACAGCCTGCCGGCGCTCGTCCGCGTCCTGGTCTTCGAGCAGCAGGTCGCAATAGGCGGCGAAGTCCCTCAGCCCGAGGTGGTTCAGGCGCTTGCGCAGGCGGCCGGCGACCAGGGCGTGCTTGTTGGCACCCAGGTGGATTCCGCTGGCTTCCTGGAAGAAGCGCTGCAGGCGGCCGAAGGACTGCGCATCGAGGACGATGTCGCCGGGCGGCAGGCTCATCTCAGTTTGCTCCGCCTCCGGCCGTGGCGCTGATCAGCTGTTCCAGTTCCTCGGCGGAGAGAACGCGTTCGAGATCCAGCGCCACGACGAACTGGTTGTGCAGGCGCAGCATGCCGGCGACGAAATCGGCGCGCACGCCGGCGCCGAAGTTGGGCCGCTGCTCGACCTGCGTGGCTTCGAGCTCGACGACCTCATTGACCGCATCGACGATCACGCCGACCGGCAGCAGACCTTCGTCCGTCGGGATCTCGACGATCACCACGCAGGTGCGGCGCGAGATCTCCGTTGAGCCGCGTCCGAAGCGCACCGAGAGGTCGATGACCGGCACCACCGCGCCGCGCAGGTTGATGACGCCGGCAAGGAAGCCCGGCGTCAGCGGAATCGTGGTGAGGCCGGGGAATTCGATGATCTCGCGGATCGCCTGGATCGAGATCGCGAACACCTCGGCCCCGAGGCGAAAGGTCAGGTATTGCAGCATCTGGGTGTTGGCGGTCGCCGGTGCGCTGGCGCCGGCGGTGACGAGCTGGTCGGAGGGGCTACTCATTGCAATGGGCTCCCGTCAGGCGCGGACCGCGTCGGCTTCGTCGTCATAGCGGTAGGCGCGCCGTGCGCCGCGGGCATGACGGGTGGCCACGGAGGATTCCTGCCCGGTCTTGAAGAACTGGACCATTTCCTGGAGCTGGATGGCCTGCGAGGACATTTCCTCGGCGGTGGAGGAGAGCTCCTCGGAGGCCGAGGCATTGGCCTGGGTGGTCTGGGTGAGCTGGCTGATGGCCGCGTTGATCTGCTCCAGGCCACCGGTCTGCTCACGCGAGGCCGCGGAGATCTCCTGGACCAGGTCGGCGGTGCGGGTGATCGAGGGCACCATGTCGCCGAGCAGGTTGCCCGCGCGCTCGGCCATGCTCACGCTGTTGCCGGCGAGCCCGCTGATCTCCTGGGCGGCGACCTGGCTGCGCTCGGCAAGCTTGCGCACTTCGGCCGCGACCACCGCGAAGCCCTTGCCGTGGTCACCGGCACGGGCCGCTTCGATCGCCGCGTTGAGCGCGAGCAGATTGGTCTGGTAGGCGATGTCGTCGATGATCCCGATCTTCTGGGCGATCTGCTTCATCGCCTGGACGGTCTCGCCGACGGCCTCGCCACCTTCGCGGGCGTCATGTGCGGACTTCGAGGCGATGCCGTCGGTGACCTTGGCGTTCTCGGCGTTCTGGGCCACGGTGGCGGCGATCTCCTCCATCGAGGCCGAGGTCTCCTCGACGCTCGCGGCCTGCTCGGAGGCGTTCTGCGAGAGCACCTGGGAGGAGGCCGAGACCTCTTCGGAAGCGGAGGCGAGCGAATCGGCCGAGGCGCGCACGTCGCCGATCACGCGGGTGAGCTGCTGGACCATTTGCGCCATGGCGGCGAGCAGGCTGGACTTGTCGTTGGCCTTCAGTTGCACATCGACGGTGAGGTCCCCCTCCGCGACGCGGCGCACGATGCCGGCCGCGTACTCGGGCTCGCCACCGATCTGGCGGGTCACGATGCGGGTGACGAAAGCGCCCAGGGCTATGGCGAGGAGGAAGCCGATCGCGATGAGCGTGATCATGGTCCAGCGAATGCGGTTGGAGATGCGTTCGCCTTCGTCGTGCGCGGTCTTGGCAACCTTGTCGTTGATCTCGATGATGCCGTCGAAGAGCTTGCGCATGTGGTCGTAGTGCGGGCGGATCTCGTTGCGCAGCAGGTGCACCGCCTCCTCGTTCTTGCCCGCGATCGCCAGCTTCATTTCTTCCTGCGCGAGCGGCTCGTATTTCGCCCACACCGAGTTGAATTCGAGTAACAGCGCGCGCTCGTCCTCGCCCAGACCCGAGGTGTTGAGGTCATAGCTGATCGCGTCGGTGATCGTCTTGGCCGAGCCGGCGTTCTTCTCGGGAACGCCTTCCTTTTCCTTCTGCTCGGGCTCGATCACCACGTGATAGAGCCGACGGTAGTGGTTGATCAACTCGGACTGGCCATTGCCGACGATCTTGATCGGCATGAGACGCTCGGCATACATCTCGTCGAGCAAGGTGCTCATGTAGCCGATCCGGTTGATCGCGATCAGGCCGACGATCACCGCGATGAGCGCGACGAGGATGAAGGTCAGCGTCAGCTTGCTCGCGAGTTTGAGTCGATAGAACCATTGCATGGCGTCTTCCTCCTGCCGTGCGCTACTGCGGGTTTGCCTAGAAACGCTCGAAGGCGGATTCGTCGATCGCGGAGGGCAGGCTGTCGCGGGCGATAGTGCGAGTGGCCACGTTGCGCGCGGACTTGTTCTTCCTGCCGCCCCGCGGCGTTTCCTGCCCGGTCTTGAAGAACTGGACCATTTCCTGGAGCTGGATGGCCTGCGAGGACATTTCCTCGGCGGTGGAGGAGAGCTCCTCGGAGGCCGAGGCGTTGGCCTGGGTGGTCTGGGTGAGCTGGCTGATGGCCGCGTTGATCTGCTCCAGGCCACCGGTCTGCTCACGCGAGGCCGCGGAGATTTCCTGCACCAGATCGGCGGTGCGGGTGATCGAGGGCACCATGTCGCCGAGCAGGTTGCCCGCGCGCTCGGCCATGCTCACGCTGTTGCCGGCGAGCCCGCTGATCTCCTGGGCGGCGACCTGGCTGCGCTCGGCAAGCTTGCGCACTTCGGCCGCGACCACCGCGAAGCCCTTGCCGTGGTCACCGGCACGGGCCGCTTCGATCGCCGCGTTGAGCGCGAGCAGATTGGTCTGGTAGGCGATGTCGTCGATGATCCCGATCTTCTGGGCGATCTGCTTCATCGCCTGGACGGTCTCGCCGACGGCCTCACCGCCCTCGCGGGCGTCATGCGCGGACTTCGAGGCGATGCCGTCGGTGACCTTGGCGTTCTCGGCGTTCTGGGCCACGGTGGCGGCGATCTCCTCCATCGACGCCGAGGTCTCCTCGACGCTGGCGGCCTGCTCGGAGGCGTTCTGCGAGAGCACCTGGGAGGAGGCCGAGACCTCTTCGGAAGCGGAGGCAAGCGAATCGGCCGAGGCGCGCACGTCGCCGATCACGCGGGTGAGCTGCTGGACCATCTGCGCCATGGCGGCGAGCAGGCTGGACTTGTCGTTGGCCTTCAATTGCACGTCGACGGTGAGATCGCCCTCGGCAACGCGGCGCACGATCTGCGCGGCATAGTCGGGTTCGCCACCGATCTGGCGCACCACGATGCGCGTCACGAAGATCCCGAGCAGGATGGCGAGGACAGCGGCGACGATCACCACGGAGATCATCACCTGCGTGGCGGTCGCCTGCTGCGCGCTGGCCGATTCGGCCGAAGCCTTGGCCTGCGAGGAGAGCTCGTCGATGATCGCGCCGAATACTTTCTCCAGCTCGTTGGAGGCCTTGCGCGTTTCGTTGTTGCTGTAGGCGCTCGCCTCGTCGATCTTGCCGGCCAGGGCCAGGTCGCGCACATGTTCGTTGGAGGCCAGATACAGGGGCATCTGCGTCTGCAATTCCTTGATCAGCGCACGCTCCTTCTCGGAGAGGTCCGTCTTCTCATAGGCCGCGACACTCTCCTGCACCTTGTCCCAGTGCCCCTTGGCACGGTCCGCCGTCTCCTGGATCGTCTTCGGGTCCTTCATCGAGGGCAGCCGCACAT is a genomic window of Niveibacterium sp. SC-1 containing:
- a CDS encoding DUF1854 domain-containing protein gives rise to the protein MSAAFQLSRQASGRLAFVSAEGVVVDGVVPVRAFPIAAPDEGIALVAPDGHEVAWIDRIADLPGELAQLVSEELASREFMPQILKLKAVSTFATPSTWSVETDRGETRFILKGEEDIRRLAGNALLIADNHGVQYLIRDLLAMDRHSRRLLDRFL
- a CDS encoding chemotaxis protein CheD — its product is MSIKHVHAGEIGVGGSEDELRTVLGSCVAITLWHPQRRIGVMSHVQLPMRSPRRRHGRDARYAEDAWLSMLESLHEMRVPISECECKMFGGARVFANAGTEVGAANVGDLRGLLAGSGVRLIREHVEGTGHRVIRFIVSTGDVWVSHRPQPVGAEAATTSGAA
- a CDS encoding ABC transporter ATP-binding protein, yielding MTNNRSLDGRAHFAVPESWRPALEKNLAAGENVLAWLEVDLDAKLRFASTLLVLTETRLVSLDAGGARTWALAAGQQLHHFDHAGVGTLELLESDGRLAAWRYTLGQNLDALRLIGRFERQQEALAGTAPPAPEEESLCPRCKAPLAPDDEECPVCTRELQEPPSTWTLLRLWRFAQPYKRQLLAGFLLTLASTAATLVPPYLTMPLMDEVLIPYQNGATIDVAKVGGYLLGLLAAALAAWSLGWARTYILALVSERIGADLRTTTYEHLLNLSLEYFGGKRTGDLMARIGSETDRICVFLSLHLLDFATDVLMIVMTSIILASINPWLALVTLLPLPFIAWMIHVVRDRLRTGFEKIDRVWSEVTNVLADTIPGIRVVKAFAQETREAQRFREANRHNLLVNDRLNKTWSLFSPTVSLLTELGLLVVWAFGIWQVSRGDITVGVLTAFLAYIGRFYTRLDSMSRIVSVTQKAAAGAKRIFDILDHVSSVPEPVKPVAIGEVRGEIAIRDVGFRYGNRSVIRGLSLDIQPGEMIGLVGHSGSGKSTLVNLICRFYDVSEGGILLDGRDIRSLGVADYRSNIGLVLQEPFLFFGSIAENIAYGRPDATREEIIAAARAAHAHEFILRLPQGYDSLVGERGQGLSGGERQRISIARALLIDPKILILDEATSSVDTETEKEIQKALDNLVKGRTTIAIAHRLSTLRKADRLVVMDRGLIVEVGNHEDLMAREGYYYRLYQAQARNVDTEAQDASPDAGQHEREGVAA
- a CDS encoding chemotaxis protein CheW — encoded protein: MSSPSDQLVTAGASAPATANTQMLQYLTFRLGAEVFAISIQAIREIIEFPGLTTIPLTPGFLAGVINLRGAVVPVIDLSVRFGRGSTEISRRTCVVIVEIPTDEGLLPVGVIVDAVNEVVELEATQVEQRPNFGAGVRADFVAGMLRLHNQFVVALDLERVLSAEELEQLISATAGGGAN
- a CDS encoding EAL domain-containing response regulator, encoding MPADLIPDVLRTYGLLVVDDSEVQRRHLVSNLNALGISRVAEAADGNHALDLLETLNPLPAALIVDLEMPGMDGIELIQKLAERRMSLPLIVASSREAVMISSTETMISGLGLPLLGALSKPVAVPDLARALRKIDQYGAGMPDTQPETGVPVEALREALAQQRIQPFFQPKASVARAMVRSTEALARWIEPASSPIPPARFIPVAEAHGLMAELTLTILDQSIAAMRLWNSRGVQLPVAINLSPASLADTVLTEGLIRRVAASGLDARQFIFEVTESAMMGGDAAATACLLRLRLRGCGLSIDDYGTGFSSMQQLSRLPFTELKVDRGFVTGAHARPPLRTMLASAIDMAGRLGLSTVAEGVETAEDWALLRELGCELAQGYLIARPLPAEEFLHELPQINHRLRGLQAER
- a CDS encoding CheR family methyltransferase: MSLPPGDIVLDAQSFGRLQRFFQEASGIHLGANKHALVAGRLRKRLNHLGLRDFAAYCDLLLEDQDADERRQAVHLLTTHETYFFREAAHFRLLTERVLPTLAAPRIWSAACSTGEETYSLAMTLDDTLGDRKWTLVGSDISDEAVAHSRRGLYRMQRLDAMPPQYLKRYCLRGTGHYAGSLLIDPGLRRRVQFFTHNLLEEPGERSRFDAIFLRNVLIYFDGEQKRRILQRVLSRLEPGGWLFVGHSESLQGLDLPLQSAGKAVYRRTA
- a CDS encoding chemotaxis response regulator protein-glutamate methylesterase; translation: MIKVMIVDDSAVVRQVMQEVLKSAPDIQVIATASDPIFGLAQMQRQWPDVLVLDVEMPRMDGITFLRQIMQQRPTPTVICSSLTEKGAQITMEALEAGAVSVITKPTLGVGAFLRDQNDELIGAIRAAAAANPRRINLKLNAPKLSADAILAAPTGGGAMARTTERIVAIGVSTGGTQALEYVLPALPRTAPGLAIVQHMPEHFTRSFAQRLDGLCKIEVKEAVNGDRLLPGRALIAPGGKHMLVKRSGAQYLVEVIDGPLVSRHRPSVDVLFRSVAKSAGPNALGIIMTGMGDDGARGMKEMHDSGARTLAQDEASCVVYGMPKEAVRHGGVDDSIGLDRIPGAIAAYGNGIFA
- a CDS encoding methyl-accepting chemotaxis protein; its protein translation is MSLRVRMLLLVFVSLLGLVAAEALAIRQAGINLREERKAQLHTQVQAMVSIAAQYQSLEAAGKLSHEAAQDAAKTAMRAARFDVDKSGYIHVWSQDGGSVVHGANPSLEGKPAPDSITDLVSRMNKAAQGSGEAGGYVDSEFPRPGTTNPVPKLQHVMLFEPWGWTIGTGAYIDDIDAKLRAQTVQSLIACLILIVVIAGVALFIVRSILRQLGGDPAEAMQAMEHVAAGRLDVPVRASHPGSLMGTLARTVESLRSMLGEMSREADQLVRSAADIQAAAGKVSEAAGEQSDATSGMAASIEELAVSASHVAQSAADTEAITSEAVRLSRASVEDLELVDRSISDLAGTANGAAEEVRHLERTASEIAGIASVIKEIADQTNLLALNAAIEAARAGEVGRGFAVVADEVRKLAERTGQATSSIDKMIADVQTRTGKTVNVIQGLVPQVEAATERTRDAAQAMRVLEEGAASALRHVGEMAHSAQEQNSASTHIAQRVEQIAQMVEETHAATNVAAETANSVDAVARGLHQLVSRFRIA